The Buteo buteo chromosome 23, bButBut1.hap1.1, whole genome shotgun sequence genome contains the following window.
GTGACCGTGGCAAAATATAGAGTTCCTTGGAGTGATCAAAATGCCCTCGGACCTTTACAGGTCTGTACTCCAATTCCTTCAATTCCATGGGGCTGCATGGAAcagtatgaaaacaaaatcatggCTGCGACAGGCAAATCAAATTAGGGGATTTTATTGTGGGATTCTCCTTTTCCCTAATGATTCACTCTACAGCCAGTTGccagacagaaacagaagacaaaacaccTCGTGGAATAAGCAGCTggcttaatattttattactatcACAGTGAATCAAATCGAAATGATCGTGAGTATCTAGAGAGCAGTTCTTTGCCATGATACCTCTAACCCAGTGCCACTTCAATGTCACACACCACTGATCAGCAGGTGGATAGGCTGCATGTGCATCCAGCAAACAGGGAGCGTTTCTTTCCCATCCCAGACCATGAAATCAAACAACTGAACTGTTTTGACAGTTGTGCCATACGGCCAAGTGACCTTAAAAATCTGTCTCATATCTAACACAACTGCTCCACACCTGGGGCAGGGCCTGCTATTGATCCAAGACTCCCTGTTGCAGGAATAATCCCTGTGGGACATCACAAACACCAGCTACCAAGtcctccttctccaggaggATTACGTATGGTATGAACTACATACCACATTCTCCTGAACAGAGATTAATCCTTTTTACATGCATTTAAAGTATCCCATAGGGAAGTGTTCACTTATTCTTttactaaaaataagaaaatttaaCAGGATGTCTATCTCTCTAATTTGCTTGCATGTCCTGATTCCCATTGCATTCCTTCATTTTCATGCAGTTTAGCTTAGCATAAGCTCATTAGTGCAGGGACCATATCTAATATCCCCAGCACACTGTCAGTGCTCTGTAGACAATAAACTATTTCAGGTTCCGTACTCTAATGTCAGAGGGATGGGCTCTGATGTAATTCTTGATGCCAGTTGTGCAATCAAATCTAATTTCCACTTTCGTCGCTGAACCTGAAAGTACACAAACACAAAAGTAATTCCTTGTGGTAGAACAGAGCAATGCAATAACCCCAGCAAGCCTTAAAATCTTTCTCATAAGTTTCTCCTCTGACCCTAAAGCAGGGTAATTGGAGATATGGAAATGGAGGCTACTGATTTTAATTTGAGGAAATATTTATACTGAAATGCAGGTGTAAAAAATAAGAATCTTTCCTTTAAAGACTTGCAAATGGAcacttggaaaacagaaaggtaGGTAAAATAACATCAAATCTTTACCCTGTATGTGATTTGAATTAGATTAAACAGCCAGAGATGGCAAAACCTGGCAGACCTCAAATGCTCATCTCTtgaaaaaattaagtatttatttGTACCTGCCATGTGCCGAGACAGAATGTGGTCAGAGGGACCAGGAAAAGGCCCCATTTGAGTACAATGTCCTCTCCAGATGCGTCAGCAGCTGTTGTAGAACTTTGTGGTCTGCAGAACCTCAAACAAACATCtagagaaaaacagaatgagGAATAGGATTTGTACAGGAGAGGAGATGCCAAATTCCTGCAGGAAATGTCACCTCTTGGTATAAGTTGGAAACAGGGCAGAAACGCAAACAAACCTATTCTTACCTTTAGTCTGCTGGATCAGACCAGAACCTGCTTTAGTTAGGGGATACccaaaaaatgttcttctgatCAAGCAATGTGACACCTACATGAAATAAGAAAGATCCTTAAGATCCTTTGTAGTGTCTCTGCTTTGTAAAATTTGTAGCTAGATGATACCAGTTGCCTCAATGATTGCATGAAATTTTGTTTACGTGCTAAGTCTCATCTGAGCAACCGCCTGTGAAACACTATGGGTTAggttataatttaaaaaaaataaaatcaaattccAGTTACAGAGCTGACTATAGCACAGCAAATGATCTTCCCCTTTCCATCCATGCTATCAGCAAGCGTATACACCATCTTAATTCGTTCTTGAAATAAATGCCAGCTGAGCACTTGCCCTTCCTgccatgctggagcagcacaAAGACAGATTTACAGCCTTTTTGACACCGATTCTGCTCACTTTTAGCGCAGTGAAACCGGTCCCCACGCCGCGACGGAGGAGGGGGGCACCAACCCACCGCGGCCAACGGCCGGGCCCCGGCACCCGAAGGGCGGCGGATGGGCCAGTCCGGCCGGGCGCACAGACAGCGCCGAGCACCGCGGGGGGACGGGCCCTGGACAGGATCGGGGCCTTACCCGGCCCGGAACCGCTCCCCTCAGCCCGGGCCCGTTcccgctcccctcagcccggacccgctcccctcagcccgTTCCTGTTCCCCTCagcccgggcccggccccgtTCCCCTCAGCCCGGGCCTGTTCCCCTCAGGCCGTTCTCGCTCCCCTCagcccggtcccggtcccgttcccgctcccctcagcccgggcccgctcccctcagcccgGGCCTGTTCCCCTCAGGCCGTTCTCGCTCCCCTCAGCCCGTTCCCGTTCCCGTTcccgctcccctcagcccgggcccgctcccctcagcccgGGCCTGTTCGCCTCAGCCCGTTCTCGCTCCCCTCGGCCCGGTCCCGTTCCCGTTCCCGTTCCCGTTCCCGTTCCCGTTCCCGTTcccgctcccctcagccctCACCCGGCCCCGGCGCTCCCGCAGCagccgcggccccgcccgcagcagcagcagcctccccGTCGCCATGGCAACGCCGCCACCGTCTCCCGCGCCGCCACCCGCCTCCGGCCCAGACCTCCCCGGTGCGGGGCAGGCAGTCAGGCCCCTCTCTAGTCGCCTCTCTCTATGGTGCCGGCTACACCCCGGCGTGGCCGGTACCGGAAGTTGAGGCGCTCTCCTGTCTGGCGGCGCCTCTCTATGGCCGGGCCCGCCGACGGCGCGGCCATGGCTGAGGTGCCCGAGGAGGAGCGGCTCTTCCTGCGGCAGCACCCGCTCCTCACCCTCACGGAACCGGGCAAGGTGGGGATGGAGCCGGCCCGTGTGGGGCTGAGGGGCGCCTTGAGGGCCGGGGCCGTCCCCGGAGGCGGccctgggagggactggggccGCCTCCCTGAGGGGTTCGTGAGGGAGGGCCCGGGCCGCGTTCCCTCAGGGGGCCGTGAGGGGGGACGAGGCCGGTTGGTGGCAGGCCGGGGAGGGTGCCCCGGCAGATGGGCTCGGGCCCAGTAAGCTCCCTGGCCCGGAGGCTTTTCTGCCGCTGTGGAAGTCGGAGGAGGGCCGGGGAGGAggatgctgctgggagctggaggCCTCTCTTGccctccccagctctggggCAATCCCCTGGGCTTCCCTGACCAGACATCGTTTTTCTTCAGGTGAGATGCAGGCTGACAGGCCACGAGATGCCATGTCGGCTGTCGGAGCTGCAGGCTTATACTAATGGCAAGAAGTATCAGCGGCTGATAAAGACAGCCAGAGAGTTTGACTATGGCAAGTTTGAGCCCCATATAGTGCCCAGCACAAAGAATCTGTACGTATTCTTCCTCCTGTGTGTTGTGCTTTACACTTTGTTCAATCTCTGGCATAAAGTGGTCGAGCTTTACACAGTTCTTGAGTCTTTATGGACAGGAAAGGTATTTATAAAGTATTTATCAGCTTTGAGCACAGTGCTTATAAGTGAAAAGTTATTAAGTAATAGCATGCTTAAACTCTGTTGCTggctctttctttctttctgtatcttGTCAGACACCAGCTGTTTTGCAAGCTCACTCTCAGACACATCAACAAGTTTCCAGAGCACGTGCTGCGTCATGTCCAAGGGAAGCGCTATCAGAAGGCCCTAAAAACATGTAAGTagcttttctgaagataaaaccagacaacttttttccctgacCTGTTGAGATTCCAGTAGCTCTACATGAAGGGAGGGGGTCAGTTTTCTTTATATTGACAGTAATGTACTGCTGTTGCTGTGTGTGCTTCTCAGCTAGGAAGGAAGATCCCAGATGTAGGGAGCAATCAGCCACTAGCAAATACCTTGGAACATCCTTACTTGAGAGGAGCGGCTCTAAAACTTCCCCAGAGAGGGTGGTTCACACATTCAGCACAGTCTCTGTGTTAACGTCTTTCCCGCCTTTCATGGTCCATACTATCACTGTAGATTACATGAATGTATATTAGAGTTGGAGCTTGACGTACTTTTGAGTTGCATTTAATATATGCTAGAGCTGGAAATGGAAAGTACTCGGGTGACTGGGTGGCCTTGCTAAGTGCTGCCCAACCCCTCGTGCTATTAGACGAGGAGTGCCAGAAGGAAGGAGTGGAGTACGTCCCTGCCTGCTTGCGACAGAAGAAGCAGACGACGCACCACCCTGATGAGCAAATGAACGGGAGCAGACAGCCTTACAGAAAAGAGGAATTCTGGGAGCCAAAGTCCAGCGATGAGGATGGAGAGGAGACGGATGACAGCATGAGTGACCTGTACCCACGTGAGTAAGAACGTTGGTATCATCTATGTACTGAAGGGAGCTCGTCGGCTAATTTTGTCCAGGCTTCTTTATACTGCTCCCTGCTACTCACGTGACTTCCATCCAGTTGGGGGTTCTTGGGTTTTGGAAAAACTGACCACTGCAAAATCAGTAATAGCAGTTATCGCTAAGTAATAACCAGAGCTGGATCACATAGGGTGTGAGGGGAGGGATACAAGATCCATGGGGATTTGCTGCTTTAGGTATCTCTACTTTCCTCATTTCTCAGCAAGTCCTCGGGCCTGACAGAAGTTGTTCAGGGTGTTCTGCTTGCTTATATCTGGAGGCACTGCCTTGCTGTAGGAGAGCAGAGGTGTAACACTACAGAACCGCCTGTGCTGGATGGTCCCCAGAACGAGGCTAGTGAGAGCACCAGGTGTGTTTCTAataaaacaccagtgtgtttaTTTCCCAGGTATTTGAGTAGTGACAAGTATATGCTCAGAGACTGGAAGCAGCTTGGCGAATCACCCTTAAGATGCCCTCAAAGTGAAGTTaggaggaggcagagcctgTGTGCGCAGAGAACTGATCTTGAGCTAAATCTTTCTATTTTAGCTGCACTCTTCCCAGAAAAAAGCCCAGCAGCTCCACAAACCACAAAGGGCAGTGATGACTTTGCAACAGACAGCGAGGATGACGGGGCCAAGCAGAATGGTGATGTGAACGGAGAGGACGGTGGAAGAATGGATGTCAGCAGAGCAGTTGGCAACAAAAGGGGAAAGGTGGGAGTCACACTGCTGcgtgcagcaggaggggagcaTGGAGCTGGGATCCCATCCTGTAGGTGTTTGTCTGATCTATTCCTGTCTGAGAACCAGCAGAAGGTGCAAAGCTGTTCAGAATAGACTTTCCCCATGTGCTAGCCGCTAACTCCCATCCTGAGGTGTGAATTACTACCAGTAAATGTTTATCCTGTCTGCAGTTAACTAGGGGTGTTCCTGCCTGTATAAATAGCTCAGCTTTGGTGGGATTCTGCCGCACACTGCCTTCGCAGGGAGACTGAAGCATGTCTTGTGAGTTCTGTAATCTTCCTCATCATTCACAGATAAACTCAAGTTAAACCCTTTTTAAGTCACAGGGTCCTTCTAGACccctttttctgcctcttttgaGGAGCTGGCAAGGTCCTGCCTTAGAGGACATATCCTGATACTTCTTAGTTTGGGAAGCAGGCAGATGTTACATATGTAAAGATGGATAAACCTTTAAGGCAGCCTGAGGAAGGGGCTGGATCCTTTATGACTATCAAACTGGAAAGTGAAGGCTGGATGAAGTTTAGGTTCATTTCTGTGGGGAGACTGTCACTGTATCTAATGAAACCATAAACCTGTCACAGAAAGGGATGCTAACTGGTAGGGTAGGGCAAGGAGACATCCTGGCTGGCTCTGCAACCAGGAGACCACACTcaatttctcttctttaagCTGGCTTGGGAAGGGCAGGATTTGGGTTTTGGAAATAAGctgattaacttttttttttcctacagaaacaGTCAGGccctttaaagaagaaattcaagAGTCATCATCAAAAACCCAAGAACTTCAAGAAAGCAACAAATGGCAAATAAATTTTATGATAAGTATGTGGACTGAAGCATGTTGTGTAACAATTCTACAGGGTGCACAAGGCTGGCTGAAGTGTTTGCTCCTTCCAGCTAACCATtacagctggggaggggaatAGCAGGGTGGAATTAAGTTGTATTCTAATAGCCATGAGCCACCTCCCACCACCAAGGGAAGGATGACTGCTGCAGTCAAGCACAGGCTGCCCAGTGCTCAGACCTCGTTATGGAAAGATGGTTTTCAGGAGGTGGGAGAGAAAGCACACAAGATCACTAACCAGCATTTCCAGGTAGCCTGTCTGTGGAGTGTCACCAGTCACACACGCCAAGTGGATACAAAGATgccattgttttattttgattgtttccaaaaatcaaaacattttcaaacacaaCTAAGGTACAAAATACAGcataaaatgagaatttatacttatttctttttccacatagaaagcaaaaatatattcagaacgAATTCCAGAACACTTTGCAGAGCCAATTGATAGCTGACATCCTGCTTGTGAGAGCTTCTCAGCCACGGGGAGAGGTCACTGTATTTTTCGGGAGATGCATGAATACAGCAGTGCATGTAGGAAACCAGAATCTTCTATATCAGGACTCACAGTTAGTAAGTCTGCATATTGCGCTGCCTAGAAATATCTTATAATGCCTTCCACTTAACTGTGCCCCTTTAGTACCgaaatatttctgctgcaaGGGACAGTGTCGGTTCCTTTTCTGGGGCCTTTTGTTGGAGAGGGGACTTGATTTTCAGAGGAAACTGGTCAATATTTCAGACTAGTCCATCATCCAGCTCCTTAGTTTGACAGGACACAAGCTGAAAAAGCCAACTTAAGGGCTACTTACAGGAGTCATTTCTATCATTCCATTTATAAATACTACAAACATCAACAGCAGTTAAGATATGAGAATGACTGCCTCGATGTATTCTAAAACCATTCTAGGACCTGCAGTGAAATTGAGCAAAAGCATCCTGTGCTGTGTATGCACAACCTAAAGGACCAGTTTGTTTCGCTATGAAGACAGGCACAGTGAACACTGGAGGTGAAAACTTCTCCTGCAAAACCgatttaaaagaaagctttctaCGTGACCTGAACTTAAATGCTGTCTCCCCCTCCCACCTACCCCCCACGCACCAATTtgtttccttcagcagcagcacatctTGCTATTACATAGGCTATTTTCTCCTTAAGATGATGAAATCACTGGTTTAACATTCAACAGTGCTCTTCTATTTGTCATCAgttttttcagcctgttttttttcctcctaaaaagCAACCATTAAGCTGAACTGTCCAGGTTAGTGTCCTTACCAGGAGACCCTGGTAAATAGCTCCTGCTGGCAGTGTTCAGCTGAATTACTCATTGAACAAACAGTTGAGCAGCTTTCTCAAGGGAGACAACAGTGCAAGGATCAATGTAATGTTAGCAAGTTGGTAGGGCTCACGCTTTCTAGAATTCTTTCATAATCTAGTGAAAGAGGTTCACCTAGTTGACTAGCAGAGGACAAAATGCCTCCTCTGAGCAGCACTAAGCATGTTCATGGCACAGAGGTCATGGCACCACGAGGTGAAAACAGGgccttcctctctcctcaccATTATGCTGAGGAGTTCCTCCCTCCGAACATGCAAGTTACATCCCTGGCTGTTTATTCACTGCACAGGCTTTGCACTTGCATTCTTCAGCTATAACCGTTTGCATACAGAGTTGAGAACTGGGGCTATGGCAGCACAGAGCTGACTTCCATGTTTCCTCCCTACACATCTCAGGTGTGGTGCAAGATGGCAGAGAGAAGGGGCTGTACTCCAGGGTTCAGCAGCCCAGCTCTTCAGCTGTTCAGTCAACAGCTGAGAGACTGACAGAAGTGAATCTAAGAAGCAAAGACTACAGATTAGAAGATTGACTGCTCTCATCTTGCATGTACTGAGTGcagggaaaaatgttttgtggtttttttttttttctaattctgaaGACACTTTCACCAATAACCTGCAATTCAGATATGAATTTGGGGCATATATGGATGGAAGCTGGTTAATAGCAGAAAGGAGCTCTTATTATGGAACCTGCAGCACAACTTAGCTCCCTTCTTGGGAATTCAGGAGGGGCAACTTTGGGGAAAGAATGCTGAATAAAGAGTTCTTTTGGCACAGAATTTTCACAGAATTTAACGTTCTGTCTCTTCAGGAGTAtctccccccttccttcttgaAATCTCATTAGCCATACAGGCTTCCTGATTAGTAATACAGGATTCTCCCTTGTTACCATCAAGAATGGAACTGGGACACATTAGAAAACCCTCTCCATTTTCTTACCTAGAGGGGGTTACAACTACtttcagggttttctttttgccttctaTTTGGGGGCAGGAAAGACCTTCCCTCTTGTTAAACAAAATGGAATTAAAGGGCTCTGAGCAGCAAaacaacagtgatttttttaatgctgctttcCACCTTGATAAGCAATGCTATAACCAGCAATGGAACTCCTTATGCACAAGACAGTTTTGAAGAGGGTGAGAAAGGGGATCCACTTGTTTAGTTATAGCTAGAACCCAACAGCACACTGAATGATACAGCTGTATCTGCTCACAGtacttcaaattttaaaatgttgctgaCATTAAAGACAGCAACTGTTCTACTGCAACTCACTGAAGCATCAGCAAAATGCAGGTTCCTTGGGTTAGTTTCAAATCTAGGAAGTTAGAATAAGCCTAGGCAACATTCCTTGAAGAAACAGGATTTCATCTATTATATTACTGGTGCCACTGTAAATCAAATTCAAAACATCTGTGCCTTTAATAGGAAGGGGGCATGTACGTGTAAAATGCTGGCAGTTTTTGTTGAATCCATAGAGAATCAGTTCTGGACTTAATATGTTATGTCCCAAGAAGTGTTGCTATTCCTGTTAccactcttttttcttctcatccaTGGAGACTCCGCCAGGACCCAGTGCAACCACGAGGAGGAGCCCTCCAATTACAGACATGGTCTGGAAGAAATCGTATTTGAGGAAGTCGTGCATGGGCTTGTAGGCTGGGACGGTCCAGAAGGCATTGAAGTAGATGTTGATGCCAAACAGCCAGATGACTAGAGTCAAGGCAGCCAGCTTTGTCTTGAAGCCAATTGCCACGAGGATAATCAGGGCTGTGCCCACAATGTTCTGCAGaatctgcaaggaaaaaaaaaagccaacacgAGCTTACATGTGGttcttaaataaatacacaagCATCAGAACAGAGCATGGACAGGTTCAGCAGAACAGGTTGTCATGGCATAGATGATCTAATAactttttctaaatattaattCTACTAAAAAATAGACTTGAATGATAAG
Protein-coding sequences here:
- the SURF2 gene encoding surfeit locus protein 2; translation: MAGPADGAAMAEVPEEERLFLRQHPLLTLTEPGKVRCRLTGHEMPCRLSELQAYTNGKKYQRLIKTAREFDYGKFEPHIVPSTKNLHQLFCKLTLRHINKFPEHVLRHVQGKRYQKALKTYEECQKEGVEYVPACLRQKKQTTHHPDEQMNGSRQPYRKEEFWEPKSSDEDGEETDDSMSDLYPPALFPEKSPAAPQTTKGSDDFATDSEDDGAKQNGDVNGEDGGRMDVSRAVGNKRGKKQSGPLKKKFKSHHQKPKNFKKATNGK